The proteins below come from a single Stigmatella erecta genomic window:
- a CDS encoding SDR family oxidoreductase has product MGVRTALVVGGTGDIGSAVVQKLRAEGVRTVCAAMDVPEDTAEALRVDITDEASVTAMFEKVARALGPLGVLINCAGIGVFTPVEQTPLSDWRRTLEVNLTGAFLCAREAFTRMKAHGGGRILHIGSVSDHLALPMNAAYAASKHGLRGLTGVLNEEGKAHGVRATLVSLGAVYTSLWQARPEFSPADMLPLEEVAQCLWEIARKPLNVRVDEIRLLPSKGVL; this is encoded by the coding sequence ATGGGAGTCCGCACTGCGCTCGTCGTCGGGGGGACCGGAGACATTGGCTCCGCCGTCGTTCAGAAGCTGCGGGCCGAGGGTGTGCGCACGGTGTGCGCCGCGATGGACGTCCCGGAGGACACCGCGGAGGCGCTCCGGGTGGACATCACGGACGAGGCCTCGGTGACGGCGATGTTCGAGAAGGTGGCGCGGGCGCTGGGCCCCCTGGGCGTGTTGATCAACTGCGCGGGCATCGGCGTGTTCACGCCCGTCGAGCAGACGCCGCTCTCGGACTGGCGCCGGACGCTGGAGGTGAACCTGACGGGGGCCTTCCTGTGCGCGCGCGAGGCGTTCACGCGGATGAAGGCACACGGCGGGGGGCGCATCCTTCATATCGGCTCGGTGAGCGACCACCTGGCGCTGCCGATGAACGCCGCCTATGCGGCCTCCAAGCACGGGCTCCGGGGGCTCACGGGGGTGCTGAACGAGGAGGGCAAGGCCCACGGTGTCCGGGCCACGCTCGTCTCGCTGGGGGCCGTCTACACGTCCCTGTGGCAGGCGCGCCCGGAGTTCAGCCCCGCCGACATGCTGCCCCTGGAGGAGGTGGCCCAGTGCCTCTGGGAGATTGCCCGCAAGCCGCTCAACGTCCGGGTCGATGAGATCCGGCTGCTGCCGTCCAAGGGAGTGCTCTGA
- a CDS encoding SDR family NAD(P)-dependent oxidoreductase, whose amino-acid sequence MVSIPDTRLALVTGASRGIGAAIAEVLARNHFRVALLARDEKALASVEKTLVAAGAQAWPFVCDVADEAKVNAVLGAIEARLGPPSVLVNNAGFGGPFHRADEVPKAEWEALFGVNVDSVHHLCRWALPRMKAQGFGRIINISSIQGLFGGALSSTYVAAKHAVVGYSKAVAAEWGAYGITCNAVCPGYIDTEMLANADPAVRQELLKRIPTGRFGRPEEVAALVAFLAGPAGGYVNGSALVMDGGLSSHLANGLPSF is encoded by the coding sequence ATGGTCTCGATTCCGGACACGCGCCTGGCCCTCGTCACCGGCGCCAGCCGCGGCATTGGCGCGGCGATCGCGGAGGTGCTCGCGCGCAACCACTTCCGCGTGGCCCTGCTGGCGCGGGACGAGAAGGCCCTGGCCTCGGTCGAGAAGACGCTGGTGGCCGCGGGGGCCCAGGCCTGGCCGTTCGTCTGCGACGTGGCGGACGAGGCCAAGGTGAACGCGGTGCTGGGCGCCATCGAAGCGCGCCTGGGGCCGCCCAGCGTGCTCGTGAACAACGCGGGCTTCGGCGGGCCCTTCCACCGCGCGGACGAGGTGCCCAAGGCGGAGTGGGAGGCCCTGTTCGGGGTGAACGTGGACAGCGTCCACCACCTGTGCCGGTGGGCCCTGCCCCGGATGAAGGCGCAGGGCTTCGGGCGCATCATCAACATCTCCTCCATCCAGGGGCTGTTTGGCGGGGCGCTCTCGTCCACCTACGTGGCCGCCAAGCACGCCGTTGTCGGCTATTCCAAGGCCGTGGCCGCCGAGTGGGGCGCGTACGGCATCACCTGCAACGCCGTCTGCCCGGGCTACATCGACACGGAGATGCTGGCGAACGCGGACCCCGCCGTGCGGCAGGAGCTGCTGAAGCGGATCCCCACGGGCCGGTTCGGCCGCCCCGAGGAGGTGGCCGCGCTGGTGGCCTTCCTGGCGGGGCCCGCGGGCGGCTACGTCAACGGCAGCGCGCTGGTCATGGACGGCGGCCTGTCGTCGCACCTGGCCAACGGCCTGCCCTCATTCTGA
- a CDS encoding class I SAM-dependent methyltransferase translates to MSPGAPWPLAVTTSDRVDPALAERAQQAAREVGLPYVARHHKLPLKALLGHTAEALLVFEASAVALVDAHGVLRFSPGLGHLRVKQLDAGVQEDMLVRIADLREGERVLDCTLGLGADAQTAARLVGPTGALTALEKSPALYLLARHGLAGLPRHPRACPIEVVHADAGAYLRALPPGAFDAVLFDPMFERTRKSSHAFEMLRRHADYTPLTRETLAEAQRVARRVVVLKGSPYSSDFKKLGVQPEPARPNATVRWAKLPGGLGSE, encoded by the coding sequence ATGAGCCCGGGCGCGCCGTGGCCCCTGGCCGTCACCACCTCCGACCGGGTGGACCCCGCGCTCGCGGAGCGGGCCCAGCAGGCGGCCCGGGAGGTGGGGCTGCCGTACGTGGCGCGGCACCACAAGCTGCCGCTCAAGGCGCTGCTGGGGCACACCGCCGAGGCCCTCCTCGTCTTCGAGGCGTCCGCGGTGGCGCTCGTGGATGCGCACGGGGTGCTGCGCTTCTCGCCGGGGCTGGGGCACCTGCGGGTGAAGCAGCTCGACGCGGGCGTCCAGGAGGACATGCTCGTGCGCATCGCGGACCTGCGCGAGGGGGAGCGCGTCCTCGACTGCACCCTGGGGCTGGGCGCCGATGCGCAGACGGCCGCGCGGCTGGTGGGCCCCACGGGCGCGCTCACCGCGCTGGAGAAGAGCCCCGCCCTCTACCTGCTCGCCCGCCATGGGCTGGCCGGCCTGCCGCGCCACCCGCGCGCCTGTCCCATCGAGGTGGTGCACGCGGACGCGGGCGCGTACCTGCGCGCGCTGCCCCCGGGCGCCTTCGACGCGGTGCTGTTCGATCCGATGTTCGAGCGCACGCGCAAGTCCTCCCACGCCTTCGAGATGCTCCGCCGCCACGCGGACTACACCCCGCTGACGCGCGAGACGCTGGCCGAGGCCCAGCGCGTGGCCCGCCGCGTGGTGGTGCTCAAGGGCTCGCCCTACTCCAGCGACTTCAAGAAGCTGGGCGTCCAGCCCGAGCCCGCCCGGCCCAACGCCACCGTGCGCTGGGCGAAGCTGCCCGGGGGCCTCGGCTCAGAATGA
- a CDS encoding HIT family protein — protein MSDVNAPCLGCAVVSGATRPVGGVLARVSGLVVHGVAAPSPLPGWVVISSEQHVRAWYELEGEPARELGPLAARVMRAQREVLGAEHAYAFAIGDVLRHFHLHLVPRFADTPQRLRGRGAFDFTQADALSAEALEAAAQALAAALRA, from the coding sequence ATGTCCGATGTGAATGCGCCCTGTCTGGGCTGTGCCGTGGTGAGCGGGGCCACCCGCCCGGTGGGGGGCGTGCTCGCCCGGGTCTCCGGGCTGGTGGTGCACGGTGTGGCCGCCCCGAGCCCCCTGCCCGGCTGGGTGGTGATTTCCAGCGAGCAGCACGTGCGCGCCTGGTACGAGCTGGAGGGCGAGCCCGCGCGCGAGCTGGGCCCCCTGGCCGCCCGGGTGATGCGCGCCCAGCGCGAGGTGCTCGGCGCCGAGCATGCCTACGCCTTCGCCATCGGCGACGTGCTGCGTCATTTCCACCTGCACCTGGTGCCCCGCTTCGCGGACACGCCGCAGCGGCTCCGGGGCCGGGGGGCCTTTGACTTCACGCAGGCCGACGCGCTGTCCGCCGAGGCGCTGGAGGCCGCGGCCCAGGCGCTCGCCGCCGCCCTCCGGGCATGA
- a CDS encoding carboxypeptidase-like regulatory domain-containing protein, with protein sequence MMKKLALAVVSLLAVGCGASDEDGDGIADGVRDPNNISVVVPATPKGTVSGQVLTTQQRPLAGATVTMTIGSMPTANTVTTDEAGNFTFQNVPGGAQVLLTFGKEGFASLRATSVVPSSAGNVPINNGNASFGPVLLSELNGSLKVYAFGPDGRPAAGAQGTLEVDPAGLVLFGTSERTTSTVVIDATADAQGLLSFERVPRPAELQRLQGKLRLSIAALDANNDGVFEAGGRLIEYTADQLLASGTQRTESLPYAYTPEAALGISHSSIASLKGGSKDPIFNMVRSGEGLSIVFNQPVQPTSVIAGLTDEYSKARLGFSKSLSGGGTVLTVVPDQAFQPGKEYNLTLRAVALNGSATGGTQFNSTVSFFGGDLNQPLTTGIESVQFRDLKPAPTYTNGVLDPNEQVYLNFNHVLSRYGTQTASVFFNADLDANGTVGNAVGEVGNKTGFALLADEPLAPYVTGTPAEEPVFTIAASGFTTRYSFRFTGTRPLNPADFPGGLPVVVAFSAIKDASRNGYANAWGVSQVADLTGVLSGTGAIPPVP encoded by the coding sequence ATGATGAAGAAGCTGGCATTGGCCGTGGTGTCCCTCCTGGCCGTGGGGTGCGGTGCTTCCGATGAAGACGGGGATGGCATCGCCGATGGCGTCCGGGATCCGAACAATATCTCGGTGGTGGTGCCCGCGACGCCCAAGGGGACCGTCTCCGGCCAGGTGCTGACGACGCAGCAGCGGCCGCTGGCCGGCGCCACCGTGACGATGACGATCGGCAGCATGCCCACCGCCAACACGGTCACCACCGACGAGGCGGGCAACTTCACCTTCCAGAACGTGCCGGGCGGCGCCCAGGTGCTGCTCACCTTCGGCAAGGAGGGCTTCGCCTCGCTGCGCGCCACCTCCGTGGTGCCCTCCTCCGCGGGCAACGTGCCCATCAACAACGGCAACGCGAGCTTCGGCCCCGTGCTGCTGAGCGAGCTCAACGGCTCGCTGAAGGTCTACGCCTTCGGCCCGGATGGCCGCCCCGCCGCGGGCGCCCAGGGCACGCTGGAGGTGGACCCCGCGGGCCTGGTGCTCTTCGGCACCTCCGAGCGGACCACCAGCACCGTCGTCATCGATGCCACCGCGGATGCGCAGGGCCTGCTCTCCTTCGAGCGGGTGCCCCGGCCGGCCGAGCTGCAGCGGCTGCAGGGCAAGCTCCGGCTGTCCATCGCCGCGCTGGATGCGAACAATGACGGCGTGTTCGAGGCGGGTGGACGGCTCATCGAGTACACGGCGGATCAGCTCCTGGCCTCCGGCACGCAGCGCACCGAGAGCCTGCCGTACGCCTACACCCCGGAGGCGGCCCTGGGCATCAGCCACAGCAGCATCGCCTCGCTCAAGGGCGGCTCGAAGGACCCCATCTTCAACATGGTCCGCTCCGGCGAGGGGCTCTCCATCGTCTTCAACCAGCCGGTGCAGCCCACCTCCGTCATCGCCGGCCTCACCGACGAGTACAGCAAGGCGCGCCTGGGCTTCTCCAAGTCGCTGTCGGGCGGCGGCACCGTGCTGACGGTGGTGCCGGACCAGGCCTTCCAGCCGGGCAAGGAGTACAACCTCACCCTGCGCGCGGTGGCGCTCAACGGCTCGGCCACGGGCGGCACGCAGTTCAACAGCACCGTGTCCTTCTTCGGCGGGGACCTGAACCAGCCGCTCACCACCGGCATCGAGAGCGTGCAGTTCCGCGACCTCAAGCCCGCGCCCACCTACACCAACGGCGTGCTGGATCCGAACGAGCAGGTGTACCTGAACTTCAACCACGTGCTGAGCCGCTACGGCACCCAGACGGCCTCGGTGTTCTTCAACGCGGACCTCGATGCCAACGGCACGGTGGGCAACGCCGTGGGCGAGGTGGGCAACAAGACGGGCTTCGCCCTGCTCGCCGACGAGCCGCTGGCCCCCTACGTGACGGGCACGCCCGCCGAGGAGCCGGTGTTCACCATCGCCGCCTCCGGCTTCACCACCCGCTACTCCTTCCGCTTCACGGGCACCCGGCCCCTGAACCCCGCGGACTTCCCCGGCGGGCTGCCGGTGGTGGTGGCCTTCAGCGCCATCAAGGACGCCTCGCGCAACGGCTATGCCAATGCCTGGGGTGTCAGCCAGGTGGCGGACCTGACCGGTGTTCTGTCCGGCACGGGCGCCATTCCTCCCGTGCCCTGA
- a CDS encoding response regulator — protein sequence MSQSATKMLPEDVSAAVQPAKKRVLVVDDFDDAREMYAEYLEFAGFLVETARNGAEAVEKAQEASPDIILMDLSLPVMDGWEATRLIKNDIRTRDIPVMALSGHVLAGSENHAKEAGADEFVAKPCLPSDLEDKIRTMLKPSKAKGKR from the coding sequence ATGAGCCAGTCGGCCACGAAAATGCTGCCAGAGGATGTCAGTGCAGCGGTCCAACCAGCGAAAAAGCGGGTGCTCGTCGTCGATGACTTCGATGATGCGCGCGAGATGTACGCCGAGTACCTGGAGTTCGCCGGCTTCCTCGTGGAGACGGCGCGCAACGGGGCCGAGGCCGTGGAGAAGGCCCAGGAGGCCTCGCCCGACATCATCCTCATGGACCTGTCCCTGCCGGTGATGGATGGCTGGGAGGCCACGCGGCTCATCAAGAACGACATCCGCACGCGCGACATCCCGGTGATGGCGCTCAGCGGCCACGTGCTGGCCGGCAGCGAGAACCACGCGAAGGAGGCGGGCGCCGACGAGTTCGTGGCCAAGCCCTGCCTGCCCTCGGACCTGGAGGACAAGATCCGGACGATGCTCAAGCCGAGCAAGGCGAAGGGCAAGCGCTAG
- a CDS encoding bifunctional serine/threonine-protein kinase/formylglycine-generating enzyme family protein: MASPASLNPPDAWTPPEEFDEYRLIRLIGRGRTGRVYLAHDTLLERPVAVKFIPALGQNALSRFLVEARAAARIQHPNVVTLYRVGQLEDQPYLISEFIRGVSLDRVARPVPSERVLSIGKDLARGLSAAHRRGVLHRDIKPGNAVLTEAGEVKLLDFGLAKLLDPAAAAAASAEAGPGRAAAVPPVVPAELDPEASAGFGARSLDGVFLPSLPRGALVGTPYYMSPEAWAGEELTARSDVYSLGVVLYELCAGKGPFRDVPWRELSEYVRTRDARPLAEAAPGVDAGLAAVIDRCLRREPSERYASAAVLLDALEQLGRDELVPGTIPEGNPFRGLQAFEAEHRALFFGRRREQRAVLERLKGEPFLLITGDSGVGKSSLCLAGVIPLLADGALEDGRRWRSARLVPGRHPVAALAAALAPLLEVPEEALAETLHAEPSALARRLRAKLGAREGLLLYVDQLEELVTLASAEEAAQAGIALGELAEGVTGVRLLATGRSDFLTRLTGVPGLGGAVPRALYLLRALTPEEMREAIMGPARVKGVRFESEALVDTLVAATAATEGGLPLLQFALAELWEARDRAAGVITQAALDGLGGVSGALARHADGAVDSLLPDQRVAARGVLLRLITADGTRARKTDRELVGDDPRYRAALEALVRARLLVAREAEEGTSYEVAHEALVTGWKTLARWLVEATERREVQARLETAAAHWERLGHARDVLWGPRQLAETSVLDPAELTRREQDFLEVSRRTVVRSRQVRRALAAGFLLLLALVYGGGRLRERWRLSQEVQAQLSEASRALGEARDKRQALSAERAQAFRLYSAGHKVEGDRAWAHAAARSAQVREHFDAVADRLERALVLEPGRKEVWDELASYLHERALLAEQEDEKVTLPTLLQRLRLYDVGGHRWQQWSEPAHLSLAFTPPGVQARLLPVSRGAEGHEVLGAPIAWPPPEGPGADLPVPPGNYRLEAEAPGHEPLLLPLRVVRGERRVMELALLPRGSLPKGFVYVPPGQVLFGSAEAESVREFFNAVPIHEMKTAGFLIARHETTYADWIAFLESLPPAQRAKHAPAVGALGSLLKLEQVGDTWRLKMQPSSVLYTAWAGEKLRYAKRGWNAEQDWLRMPVSGITFESAEAYAAWLSKAGRVPGARLCSELEWERAARGADGREYPHGDRLAPREANFDLTYGKEPGGFGPDEVGLHPASRSPFGVEDMAGNVWEWAYSWLEPGKPVVRGGSYYFAAPTARSSNRELPERDARDPTVGLRLCATPPSPAR, translated from the coding sequence GTGGCCTCTCCAGCCTCCCTCAACCCACCCGATGCGTGGACTCCTCCGGAGGAGTTCGACGAGTACCGGCTGATCCGGCTGATCGGCCGTGGGCGCACCGGAAGGGTGTACCTGGCGCACGACACGCTGCTGGAGCGCCCCGTGGCGGTGAAGTTCATCCCCGCCCTGGGGCAGAACGCCCTGTCGCGCTTCCTGGTGGAGGCCCGGGCCGCGGCCCGGATTCAGCACCCCAACGTCGTCACGCTCTACCGCGTGGGCCAGCTGGAGGATCAGCCCTACCTCATCTCCGAGTTCATCCGCGGCGTCAGCCTGGACCGGGTGGCCCGGCCCGTGCCCTCCGAGCGCGTGCTGTCCATCGGGAAGGATCTGGCGCGCGGGCTGAGCGCGGCGCACCGGCGCGGGGTGCTGCACCGGGACATCAAGCCGGGCAACGCCGTGCTCACCGAGGCCGGCGAGGTGAAGCTCCTGGACTTCGGGCTCGCCAAGCTCCTGGACCCGGCCGCCGCTGCTGCCGCCTCCGCCGAGGCGGGGCCGGGCCGGGCGGCGGCGGTGCCCCCCGTGGTGCCCGCGGAGCTGGATCCCGAGGCGAGCGCGGGCTTCGGCGCGCGCTCGCTGGACGGGGTGTTCCTGCCCTCGCTGCCCCGGGGCGCGCTGGTGGGCACGCCCTATTACATGTCCCCCGAGGCGTGGGCGGGCGAGGAGCTGACGGCGCGCAGCGACGTGTACTCGCTGGGCGTGGTGCTCTACGAGCTGTGCGCGGGCAAGGGGCCATTCCGGGACGTGCCCTGGCGCGAGCTGTCCGAGTACGTGCGCACGCGCGACGCGCGGCCGCTCGCCGAGGCCGCCCCCGGGGTGGACGCGGGGCTCGCCGCCGTCATCGACCGGTGCCTGCGGCGCGAGCCCTCGGAGCGCTATGCCTCCGCGGCGGTGCTGCTGGATGCGCTGGAGCAGCTCGGGCGGGACGAGCTCGTCCCGGGCACCATCCCCGAGGGCAACCCCTTCCGCGGCCTCCAGGCGTTCGAGGCCGAGCACCGCGCCCTGTTCTTCGGCCGGAGGCGCGAGCAGCGCGCGGTGCTGGAGCGGCTCAAGGGCGAGCCCTTCCTGCTCATCACCGGTGACTCCGGCGTGGGCAAGTCCTCCTTGTGCCTCGCGGGCGTCATCCCGCTGCTGGCGGACGGGGCGCTGGAGGATGGGCGGCGCTGGCGCTCCGCGCGCCTGGTGCCGGGGCGCCACCCCGTCGCCGCGCTCGCCGCGGCGCTGGCGCCCCTCCTGGAGGTGCCCGAGGAGGCGCTCGCCGAGACGCTGCACGCGGAGCCCAGCGCCCTGGCGCGCAGGCTGCGCGCGAAGCTCGGCGCGCGCGAGGGGCTGCTCCTCTATGTGGATCAGCTCGAGGAGCTGGTGACGCTCGCCTCCGCCGAGGAGGCGGCCCAGGCGGGCATCGCGCTCGGGGAGCTGGCCGAGGGCGTCACCGGCGTGCGGCTGCTGGCCACCGGCCGCAGCGACTTCCTCACCCGGCTCACCGGGGTGCCGGGGCTTGGCGGCGCGGTGCCGCGCGCGCTCTACCTCTTGCGCGCGCTGACGCCCGAGGAGATGCGCGAGGCCATCATGGGCCCGGCGCGCGTCAAGGGCGTGCGCTTCGAGTCCGAGGCGCTGGTGGACACGCTGGTGGCGGCCACCGCGGCCACCGAGGGCGGGCTGCCGCTGCTCCAGTTCGCCCTGGCGGAGCTATGGGAGGCGCGCGACCGGGCCGCGGGCGTCATCACCCAGGCGGCCCTGGATGGGCTGGGCGGGGTGTCGGGCGCGCTCGCGCGGCACGCGGACGGGGCGGTGGACAGCCTGCTGCCCGACCAGCGCGTGGCCGCGCGCGGGGTGCTGCTGCGCCTCATCACCGCGGACGGCACGCGCGCGCGCAAGACGGACCGCGAGCTCGTGGGAGACGACCCACGCTACCGCGCCGCGCTGGAGGCGCTCGTGCGCGCGCGGCTGCTCGTGGCGCGCGAGGCGGAGGAGGGCACCTCCTACGAAGTGGCCCACGAGGCGCTCGTCACCGGGTGGAAGACGCTGGCGCGCTGGCTGGTGGAGGCCACCGAGCGCCGCGAGGTGCAGGCGCGCCTGGAGACGGCCGCGGCCCACTGGGAGCGGCTGGGGCATGCGCGCGACGTGCTCTGGGGCCCGCGGCAGCTCGCCGAGACGTCGGTGCTGGACCCGGCGGAGCTGACGCGCCGGGAGCAGGACTTCCTGGAGGTGTCGCGCCGCACGGTGGTGCGCAGCCGGCAGGTGCGGCGCGCGCTGGCCGCCGGGTTCCTCCTCCTCCTGGCGCTCGTGTACGGCGGCGGGCGGCTGCGCGAGCGCTGGCGGCTGAGCCAGGAGGTGCAGGCCCAGCTGAGCGAGGCCTCGCGCGCGCTCGGCGAGGCCCGGGACAAGCGCCAGGCGCTGAGCGCCGAGCGGGCCCAGGCCTTCCGGCTCTACAGCGCGGGGCACAAGGTGGAGGGCGACCGGGCCTGGGCGCACGCCGCGGCCCGCAGCGCGCAGGTGCGCGAGCACTTCGACGCGGTGGCGGACCGGCTGGAGCGCGCGCTGGTGCTGGAGCCGGGCCGCAAGGAAGTCTGGGACGAGCTGGCCAGCTACCTGCACGAGCGCGCCCTCCTGGCCGAGCAGGAGGACGAGAAGGTCACCCTGCCCACGCTGCTGCAGCGGCTGCGGCTCTATGACGTGGGGGGCCACCGCTGGCAGCAGTGGAGCGAGCCCGCGCACCTGTCGCTGGCGTTCACGCCCCCAGGGGTGCAGGCCAGGCTCTTGCCCGTCTCCCGCGGCGCCGAGGGCCACGAGGTGCTGGGCGCGCCCATTGCCTGGCCGCCCCCCGAGGGCCCGGGGGCGGACCTCCCGGTGCCGCCGGGCAACTACCGGCTCGAGGCGGAGGCGCCGGGCCACGAGCCCCTGCTCCTGCCGCTGCGGGTGGTGCGCGGCGAGCGGCGGGTGATGGAGCTGGCGCTGCTGCCCCGGGGCTCACTGCCCAAGGGCTTCGTCTACGTGCCCCCGGGGCAGGTGCTCTTCGGCAGCGCCGAGGCCGAGAGCGTGCGCGAGTTCTTCAACGCCGTTCCCATCCACGAGATGAAGACGGCGGGCTTCCTCATCGCCCGCCACGAGACGACGTACGCGGACTGGATTGCCTTCCTGGAGAGCCTGCCCCCCGCCCAGCGCGCGAAGCACGCGCCGGCGGTGGGCGCGCTGGGCTCGCTCCTGAAGCTGGAGCAGGTGGGGGACACCTGGCGGCTGAAGATGCAGCCCAGCTCCGTGCTCTACACCGCCTGGGCCGGCGAGAAGCTGCGCTACGCCAAGCGCGGCTGGAACGCCGAGCAGGACTGGCTGCGGATGCCCGTCTCCGGCATCACCTTCGAGAGCGCGGAGGCCTACGCCGCGTGGCTGTCGAAGGCGGGCCGGGTGCCGGGCGCCCGCCTGTGCTCCGAGCTGGAGTGGGAGCGCGCCGCGCGCGGGGCGGACGGGCGCGAGTACCCCCACGGGGACCGGCTGGCCCCCCGCGAGGCCAACTTTGATCTCACCTACGGCAAGGAGCCGGGCGGCTTCGGCCCGGACGAGGTGGGCCTCCACCCGGCCTCCCGCAGCCCCTTCGGCGTGGAGGACATGGCGGGCAACGTCTGGGAGTGGGCCTACTCCTGGTTGGAGCCCGGCAAGCCCGTGGTGCGCGGCGGCAGCTACTACTTCGCCGCCCCCACGGCCCGCTCCTCCAACCGGGAGCTGCCCGAGCGCGACGCGAGAGATCCGACGGTGGGCTTGCGCCTGTGCGCCACCCCTCCCTCGCCTGCTCGCTGA
- a CDS encoding ADYC domain-containing protein, producing MGARHVVAAALGMWVAVGCGTEEAGELAPATVGGVVAGLASANGPTLNGRNVNGRNVNGPWMNGMLVSVRYAGATKGGMNVALPMQELWLEGSAIHGLLRGEELSGTDLVHLHLVGNLEDGSTLPLRIDGVSQGSGVDQDVWSYDVSFQDNKTGAWHPICTTADGTALKAIPLEGTWNYKQGVAGGGSKVHDTSVFTFACDGAALAKCVRFGYKPWHSVGGVSLEDHHQACTRLIRADFCGDGTSYTQDGNWVNLYDTQRVQTDSEAWVAEAEWNSEGATCFTSHTRATAPVQCADGRLVSTCGAKFSQNTLIISETPPSAQP from the coding sequence GTGGGTGCTCGGCACGTGGTGGCGGCGGCGTTGGGGATGTGGGTGGCGGTGGGATGCGGAACGGAGGAGGCGGGGGAACTGGCTCCCGCGACGGTGGGAGGGGTGGTGGCGGGGCTGGCTTCGGCCAATGGGCCCACGCTCAATGGCCGGAATGTGAATGGCCGGAATGTGAACGGCCCTTGGATGAACGGGATGCTGGTGTCGGTGCGGTACGCAGGGGCCACCAAGGGAGGTATGAACGTGGCCCTGCCGATGCAAGAGCTGTGGCTGGAAGGTTCGGCGATTCACGGGCTGCTGCGCGGTGAGGAACTGTCGGGAACGGACCTCGTTCACCTGCACCTGGTGGGCAATCTGGAGGATGGGAGCACCTTGCCGCTGCGCATCGACGGCGTGAGCCAGGGCAGCGGCGTGGACCAGGACGTGTGGTCCTACGACGTGTCCTTCCAGGACAACAAGACGGGGGCCTGGCACCCCATCTGCACCACGGCGGACGGCACGGCGCTGAAGGCCATCCCGCTGGAGGGCACGTGGAACTACAAGCAGGGCGTGGCGGGCGGCGGCTCGAAGGTTCACGACACCAGCGTGTTCACCTTCGCGTGTGACGGGGCGGCGCTCGCCAAGTGCGTGCGCTTTGGCTACAAGCCCTGGCACTCGGTGGGCGGCGTGAGCCTGGAGGACCACCACCAGGCCTGCACCCGGCTGATCCGCGCGGACTTCTGCGGCGACGGCACCTCCTACACGCAGGACGGCAACTGGGTGAACCTCTACGACACCCAGCGCGTGCAGACCGACTCCGAGGCCTGGGTGGCCGAGGCCGAGTGGAACAGCGAGGGCGCCACCTGCTTCACCTCGCACACGCGGGCCACCGCGCCCGTGCAGTGCGCGGATGGGCGCCTGGTGTCCACCTGCGGCGCGAAGTTCTCCCAGAACACGTTGATCATCAGCGAGACGCCCCCCAGCGCCCAGCCGTAG